CGCCTCCGGTGAGTTGAAAGCCGAGGAAGCGCAGAACTTTCCCGACCGCAACTTCATCACCCGCGCCTTGGGCATCCGTCCGGCGGTGAAGGTGGACGTCAGTTTGGAACCGGTCAAAACGGGGGATGTTTATTTATTCTGCTCGGACGGTCTTTCCGGCATGATTACGGACGACGAAATTTTGGAAATTTTGCTCGCCAATTCTTCCCTGGAAAAAGCGGCGGCTGCCCTGATTGAACGGGCCAACGCCAATGGCGGGGACGACAACGTAACCGTGGTTTTGGTGCGGGTGATTGAAGCCGACGGTGAAAACAACTCCAAGCCGCCGGTTTTTGTCACCGTCCCGGAGGAATCCGAGGCGGAGGCGGTAGCGACCGACCAGCTGCTTTTGAAAATGTTCGGCAAGGATGACTTGATTCTGGACGATAAAGAACCGACCCGCGAAATGAAGGACAAAAAGAAAAAGAAGTGGCTGATTTTTTAAGATTCTTTCA
The sequence above is drawn from the Verrucomicrobiia bacterium genome and encodes:
- a CDS encoding Stp1/IreP family PP2C-type Ser/Thr phosphatase gives rise to the protein MKLDVYALSDVGRKREQNEDSFMTLPERGVVAVCDGMGGHKAGEVASRAAVDALEKIMVVEPPGADYLPDNLGKELSPTVRNLIRGVRLANRRIFRASAQAVKMRGMGTTVVAGVFTPGQFAICHVGDSRCYLLRDSVIRRLTVDHSWMEELIASGELKAEEAQNFPDRNFITRALGIRPAVKVDVSLEPVKTGDVYLFCSDGLSGMITDDEILEILLANSSLEKAAAALIERANANGGDDNVTVVLVRVIEADGENNSKPPVFVTVPEESEAEAVATDQLLLKMFGKDDLILDDKEPTREMKDKKKKKWLIF